The nucleotide sequence AAGAGGCCGAGAAGCAGGCAGGAAGGGTGTGTGTCGAGCAATTTCCTCTCTTGTAGGTTGACTGATCAGACTGAGGCAAGGGTGTGAAGGGTGTGTTCTCATTGGTTTCTGTGGTGGCAGTTGTGATACCAACTATAGTTGTCTGTTCAACAGCATTTCTGTCATgagagttaaaaaagaaaaaaaacatctgcactGCTGTTTGAAAACTGTTACGCCTGCACTCGCCTTCCTGTGGCCCTTGAGAACTTCTTTATGATTGCAGCTCGTCCATGTGACTTGGTTTCCGCTGCCTGCCTCCTGCTTCCGTGAATAGTAAAAAAAAGAGGCATCAGTGGTTCAGCGAGAGCAGTAGAAAGCAGCTGAACGTCACACACGAGGACGTGCTCTGCAACGACGAGTCAACCAGCGATATGGTCAGGGGATCAACCATCGGTGGCTTGGGAAATCTTCACCTAACCACCAGGGTAAGTACATGCATTGTAAACTCATTTATAGTAGAGCTGCATGCACATGAGCGCTGAAAGAAGCAAACATGCATGCTTTGTCTGAATTaagaatataaatgtatattatcTTTCGtctccttgagcaagacacgtgacagaagaaaatgtttatgtCATTTAGTTTTTACACAGCATTTTCTAACTTAATCTTAACTCAGCATTAAAGACTGTTGAAAGAAATTTGCACAGTTATTCCATATTTATATGATGATTTGCTTAGAGGTGCATTGGAATGATGTCACttgaattatgtattttttatattcatgcttGACTGCTAAATTATTAAGATTAATGACACAATATCACATCAATTTAATAATTCAGTTTTGAACTCTAGAGAATTGAAGACTTGAACGCTATATGCTCTGTCTTTGTGCAATATAactttgtgtgttatttttatagATCATGTGGTTTTCTTATAAGTGAGTTTTAAAAAGTCCAAAAAGACACTAAAAGTAGTGTTCTGTGGAATGTCTCTTCTGTGGTTGACACCCAACATTCTAAAGAACCAGAATTATGCTGATGCCTGTATTGAGCAGAATACTGTTCATCACTTTCAGCCATGTGGATTGGGTGGAAGTGTTTATTTAAGTTCTCAAGAACACAGAGATAAAGTTGTCTTAAACTTTTTCCCCTTTTAATTTGCTAAAATTAAAAAGTGTGAAGTTTGAAaacagttaaataaagaaactccatattcagtttgtgttgCCAACGGTTTGAGCATCTTCCCACACTGTGTAGGCTCATCTATATTTAACAAACATTACATCTAAATGTTGCCGACACGTCACATTCAGTACAGGACCTCCACCATAAGAGTGAAGTGGACGTATCACTCTCAGGTCATCATTAAAGCCTAAGATATGACAGCGAAACAAATTAGTTTAAAGATACAGAGATGTGTTCGCTATGACCCGACCATGAAACcttgaaaataaagaaactgacTGAAAATCTCATGTGTAAAAACCATCTCCATTTTGACAGAGATGTTGATTTCCCCAAACTATTCATGCACATACGATACCAGATGATACTTTGAAATTACAATACGCAGGTATTATGAAGTTTTAAATAGGTTAAATTAAAGAATCTAATGTAAAAGAATAATCCATCATTCAGAGTCTAatttctctcttcctgtgtctTGTTGTCAACAGTAAAGATGTTAAAATGCCGGCCCACGGACTCACTCCCATCCTGCTCTGCTTGTTACACGTCTCAATTATTCTGAGCCCAGCAACAAGTCATCCACATCTCAGCGAATGTCGGCTGGTAAGAGGTCTCACCTTTACACGATAGAGAACAAAGTTCCTATGTTAGTTCTTAATAAATATGGTTTGGTCTGAAGGCCCAGCAACAAAGAGTTTAAAGTGTAAAtggtttaaaagaaatgaaCCCAAAGAAACCATCTTCACTTTGCtgacttttatttggatccacaccaaattgtAGACACTCATAAATATCGGTCCTTTAAAcatatcagattttttttccatttaatggGCCCtatattaaataaagttaaaatgatttactgaaTACTTCTTTGGGTCATTACCCCTCAAcaacatttcatgaaaatctgATTCAGAATCGTTCTTGCATAATCCtcctaaataaaacacaaacagacaaatgaaaacataacctccttggtgaaggtaaaaatTGGTGTGTTTAGCACATTTTTTGGACGGTCTCTGTGAATTAACAGCCGAGCTCATGGGAAACTATTTCAGATGATTAAAATTTAGAGAATCAAATATCATGAGGGTAATATGAAATCTCACTAACATTTATGTGAGACTATGAAGTGCTGCCTTGTGCTCTTTGTTCCTGAACctgataaaataatgaattgacAAGACTGACAAACTTCTTGAGCAATAACAATTCCTTAATGCAAAACATGGTAACTACGTGTGGACTTAACACGTAAAAGGCAGAtgcttaattaaaaaataaaatacagttgtcGTGCCCTGTTCCTGTCGgatttctgaaaacattttgctcccttaaacaaataatacaaacacactgactTATGTTTGGATTGCATACTTAAAGctggggttggtaatcctggaaaagaaaaaatgcaaTGCAGAAAATGCAATTGATACATCCATCCTTCTATCATTGTCCATCTCGTCAAAGGTATACCCCTAAAACACAGGAACGCAGACTGTCTGACAACTGATAGAACCTTACCTTTAATTTGTATActctccttttctctgcagATACAAAGAACGGCTCTCTGCAACGATGCCAAGCTCAGTTATGTGCCTTCAGGATTACCACGCAACATAGAGGAACTTCAACTCAACTACAATCACATACAAACACTACAGGGCGACTCTCTGTTCCGTTACCCTTCACTAACTAGTCTGAGCTTAGCTTGTAACAGTTTGGAGAAATTAGAATCAAACACTTTTCAAGACTTAAGCTTGTTAAAAAGCCTCAATTTGGCAAATAACAACCTGCATATTGGTTACCCAGAAACCAGCCAGGCATTAAAGAAGCTACCTGGTCTCAAAGTTTTGGATCTTTCAGAGAACAAACTTGACGATGAGATGGCAGCCACTCTTCTCCAAAATCTGACATCCTTAGAGTACCTCAATCTTTCCGGAAACCTCTTGCAGAGATTGGACGAGACTTCATTCAGGGACCTTAACAAGCTAAAAGACCTCAACCTGCAGAGGAACATCATATTCGAGATTGATGATGCCTTCGGCAGCAATCCCAATCTCCAGCGGCTCAACTTGGCATATAATGATCTGCCTTGTCTAACAGACTTCCACATGACCCAACTAGTGGTCCTCAATGCCAGCCACAACTTCATTGACTGGTTCATCTCCAGACAAGACCTAAATGACACTTTCCAGATAGAGACACTTGATCTATCAGATAACAAACTGCTATTCTTTCCTTTCTTGCCCAGCCATAGTCACTTACGCAACCTTTACCTGTCCCACAACAGCCTTAGGTTCTACGAAAACCTGGCAGACAATGCCAAGTTCCCAAACTCAACCACAACTGTTGAGTTCTACAACCTGAGGAGGTATGCAGGCAATGTGACTGTGGACTTGTGGGATGACGGTCTTCATGGTGATGTCTCTTCTCTAGAGATTTTGGATCTAAGAGGAAACCAGGTGGAGTATTTCCCCCATGGATTCATCCAGAAAATGCCTGTTCTGTCAAGACTTCGAATGTGCGACAACTGTCTGGAATCCTTAAATCTAACTTCTGAACAGTTCTCTGGCAGCTTGTATGAGCTGGACATCAGCAACAACAGGCTGAACCAGGTTGTAGCAGATGAAGGGACGCTGACAGTTCTTGGCAATCTGACGTACTTTAACCTGAGCCTGAATGATCTTGAGTGGTTACCCTCAAGATTGTTCGCCTCACTGACAAGCCTCAGGTCGGTGGATCTCAGCTACAACAACATTGACATTTGTCTCTCTGAGGAAGCTGAGATCAGTACAGACCCTGTCTCAGATTGTGTGGATTGGAGAAATGTTGTGTCCCTTTGGCAGCTTTACCTCAAAGGATGCAACCTTAAATTAATTCCATCGTCTGCATTTGCAGGGTTGTCGCTAACACACCTGGAACTGTCCGATAACCCTGGACTTGTCCTACAATCAATACAATGCCTCAGCAGAACTTTGCAGCATCTAGGtttgggaaacacacacatacaagacTTTGACTTCTCCCATTTTAAACATCTgaagtttttaaacatttcaaagaaCTCTCTCGCACACCTTTCACATTCACTGTTAAATCTTGATCTGAAAGTGCTCGACTTGAGGGACAACAGACTGTCCACTATCCCCCCAGGTCTGGCTAATGCATTAGCTCCAAACCTTCAGATTGTTTTCCTCACAGGAAATCCTTTCAACTGCTGCCAAACAGAATGGTTCAGGACCTTTGAATCAAACACAATCAAAATGGTTGGACTATCAGACATCGAATGTGAAGATCCCTTCGAAATGCAAAAACTGCAGCACTTAGAgttatctgtgtgttttaacGAAGGTGGGGAATCTATATTCTGGTACATTCTGCTCTTTGTATCCATATGTCTTTCATTTTTTGGCATTTCAGTTGTTGCTCTTCTCACGTTCAAGCCCAAAATGCTAAAACAATCTATTAAAAAGAGGTGTCTGAAGTCTACATCCTACTGAAAacctaaaataaaactgtaatctCAACAGCATATTACTGAGAAATGTTGACTGAATGTATTTTGGTAATGAATTGAATTATTTGTAAAGTGTCTGCATTAATGAAGGAGTAATTGCAAAGAGTATGTAAATTACATTGTGTTGAGTTTTTTTCCCATGGCTTTGTTTTGTTCATTGAAGTGTGGTCCTATAATCCTGACATCCTTATGTCAAACTGTGGCTGTGTTCTTGTGGGTACAtgcgtgtgcttgtgtgagtgCATAAGCTTGAGTttgggtgtatgtgtgtcaaCATATGCAGAAGTAATGTGATGCAATCTGTTGCTAtaagcagcagaggaaacatgaaaTTTCCTGTTTTGCTAAGATGTGCAGCAACTGCCCAGTTCTGTATCTCGAGGAGGAGGGGACTGAGGTTTTCCTGCTGGTGGCACTCAGATAAAACATGAAGTTCCAGGGTGTCATTTCTCCTGAGTAGATGGATCCATATTTTGATGTTTGTTAGTATATTCTGCTGTACCCTTGTCAGAAAACACAGTGACCGGCCACTAAGTTGTAACAAATAAGTCCATAGACCACGTGAGCATTAACAGGGGCAGCATTAGCCATGTGTCAGACACAGAGCAAAGACAATGCATGCCTCTCcctttgtgttcatgtgtgcagTTGCTCAAGAGCAGGAGTAGATCAGCATGTCGCTGTAGCAGAACACCGGAGGCCTAACCAGAGTGTAACCAGAATACCGCTGTGGTGATGCTCAGGGTCATGGTGGTTggagctttaaaaaaagagaaagcctCAaatttttacatgttttttacaaaaCAACATTACCGCTCAGCAGAGGGGGCAAAAGcactcacattctttacttaagtaaaagtacagatacagAAACTTTggtaaaagtagaagtactgaCTAACTCCTTTATCaagaaagaaagtaagaaagtgcaggctctgaaataaaaaaatgaaaaaaatataaattgatcTTTAATTTCAATGATGCACGATGCCTGttttgataactctgcaaaatgaaaaaattgtaggaaaacaaaataagttgatagttttcctcttttgtttacaacctgcacagagctggtaATGAGAAAACAAGTCACTGGACATAATTCAGTTTTGCAGCctaatttcagacagaataatacaGACTGAGCTGAACTGAGGTCCTGCATgtgcacctggatcattttttaaagggaataaatggatggggaatgtactGGCgctgattaagtccctgccctttgtacacacctcCCGTCGCTACTACTGATTACGTCTTTCACGTCATGTCTTCATCCATGGAGGCTGAAACAATTAACAAGCCAGTTTTGGCTTGtaaggagtagaaagtacagatatttgtgttcaaatgtaggaagtaaaagtaaaaagtcatcAGAACAATAAATACTTAAGTAAAGTACCTGGAAAATCTACTCCAGTCCAACCTCTGCCACTCAGTCAAAGAGCCAAAATAGATCGGAGTGAGTCTTAGTTGTTATTGAGCAGGGCAGCAATGATTAAGCTTTATCATGCAAATAAGTTCAAATAAGAGAAACACAGTAACTCGggacttttcattttcaccattCACTTACTAATCAATGTGAACCATGGCTTTGTGCACATCTTCTTAATTCATCATGaatcttgaaaaagaaaagattcatACTGCTGATCTGATAAAACGCATCACGAGCCTTTTCACAGTTGAAGAGCTGCAGTCAAGAAAACATCCTTTGCGGAAGGTACTTTGACTCTGGTGACAAACTGTTGACCAAGAGGAATTTTATTTGATTACTCAACTGTATTAGGTCAGGAGTCAGAGCAGAGATATATGAAATATGTCAGAGAgcaacacttgcacacacagCGGCAAGACTTCCATAAGAACTTTGTTGCTAACACGACGTGAGAACGCACTGGATGCAATTACAGGGGACACAGGTGACAACATGCTTACTACATATGAATTACAGAACCACACTTGTGAGTCATTATATGGCTCACACAGTGTTGTTGCTGATCTGTCTTTGTAACACAGCATACATAATAAAGATACTCTCCACCAGCAGTTCAGTGTTTATTCCTTATCTTTTAAGTAGTGGTCACAGTTTCTCAACCATCAGTGCACATGTAAGGGAAGTGAAATTTGGCCTCAAGTGGTCAAATGAGATtcatgtgtgaatatgtgtgagCTGTGCATATTTAGTATGTGTGGATATTACCACATTATAACAGAAAGTGTCAGGGTCACATGCAGTGGTGGGATGCAATCAAGTACAATaactttgttactgtacttgagtacatttttcatgtatctgtactttaactagatttattttcacataCCTTTCATGTTTAAactattatatatgtatatattactGGTACTAATCAATAAAGAGAGGGGAACTGATCTACTGATCCGATCAGAGCAGGCAGGTCACATTAGACCTCGCCTCCTGCAACGACAACATCATTAGTGAAGAAAAAACTGGAATGGATCCAGAACAGACGACAGatgacatttaaacaaactCAGTGTTTTTCTGCTATTTTTGAACCTCGCTCATTCTTCTCTCGTCGCTCTCTATGAGAGTTTCCTTGGAGTGTAACAGTCTGTTTTTAGACAGCTGAAGAGACACCACAGAATAGAAACCCTGTTCATCAAGTGAACTTAGAGCGAGTCAGATGCCACACAAGCGTTCTCTATTCTCTTGTGCAACATGGGAAAGAAAATAAGGACGGTGTAACGAGGacagttttatttctcagaCATGCTGTCACTCATCTGATGAATTTGTGAATGAATTACTTTATCTGAGTGGGTGGGGTTTTTTGGAGTGATAAAGTGTCGGGACACTGTTCAGCTGTGGTTTCATGACTACAAACCTGTTTGGCTGCTAAGGTCAAAGGTTATCTCTGAATATATCTGACGTgtgctggaaaataaaaaacttctCAGCGAGTTTTGCAAAACTCCACTTCCTCTTAACCCTTCCTGCTCTTATGACAGGCTGAGTCACTGGACTTCCTGATTAGGCAGGAAGCACTTCATAGCAGTTGTTCATCTTCTAGATTAAAGTTGCTGCTGGAATCTTGCTGTGGTCAGAGAGGAGCCCCCTCAACATGTTGGCTCAAGTAAAGCCGATACTACAGGATCTACAGTGCAGTATCTACTTAAATAAAGACATGATCAAAACGAGTCA is from Paralichthys olivaceus isolate ysfri-2021 chromosome 17, ASM2471397v2, whole genome shotgun sequence and encodes:
- the nrros gene encoding transforming growth factor beta activator LRRC33, giving the protein MPAHGLTPILLCLLHVSIILSPATSHPHLSECRLIQRTALCNDAKLSYVPSGLPRNIEELQLNYNHIQTLQGDSLFRYPSLTSLSLACNSLEKLESNTFQDLSLLKSLNLANNNLHIGYPETSQALKKLPGLKVLDLSENKLDDEMAATLLQNLTSLEYLNLSGNLLQRLDETSFRDLNKLKDLNLQRNIIFEIDDAFGSNPNLQRLNLAYNDLPCLTDFHMTQLVVLNASHNFIDWFISRQDLNDTFQIETLDLSDNKLLFFPFLPSHSHLRNLYLSHNSLRFYENLADNAKFPNSTTTVEFYNLRRYAGNVTVDLWDDGLHGDVSSLEILDLRGNQVEYFPHGFIQKMPVLSRLRMCDNCLESLNLTSEQFSGSLYELDISNNRLNQVVADEGTLTVLGNLTYFNLSLNDLEWLPSRLFASLTSLRSVDLSYNNIDICLSEEAEISTDPVSDCVDWRNVVSLWQLYLKGCNLKLIPSSAFAGLSLTHLELSDNPGLVLQSIQCLSRTLQHLGLGNTHIQDFDFSHFKHLKFLNISKNSLAHLSHSLLNLDLKVLDLRDNRLSTIPPGLANALAPNLQIVFLTGNPFNCCQTEWFRTFESNTIKMVGLSDIECEDPFEMQKLQHLELSVCFNEGGESIFWYILLFVSICLSFFGISVVALLTFKPKMLKQSIKKRCLKSTSY